actcgcatattgctattttcttgagtaagtattaaatcgagaaattgagatataactctttgatatacttttcttaagattgagtatgactgtctagttgattctcttaaaagtatattggagttagtccatacagctaagagaaatattgggtgaggttattgtacccccactttttcaaccaTATCCTTATTCTTCTCGATATTTATGACCCTTCTTTGGGACCTAGTCCTTTTAGGTTTGAAATTGTGTGGTTCATGGAGAATGGTTCATAGAATTTTTAGAAGAGTGATGgtcttctttttgttttgcaggtagtCCAGGTATAACTTTATGGTGCAAACTCAAGGCTCTTAAAGAAAAACTTAAGGAATTGAACAAAAAGGGTTTTACTAACACTTATGCTAAGTTAAAGAAGATTTTTACTGAGATCCAATCTCTGGATAACCTTGCTGAGGACAACTTGCTTACTGAAGCTCAACAAAAAGGGAAGTTAGAACTCATGACTGAGAAAGTTACACATATGGAGGAAATTTCATAGATGACCAAATCCAATTCTAAATGGCTAAGAGAAGGAGACAAAAATACTTCATTCTTCATCAACCAAGTTACTTCTAggagaataaacaacaaaatcaagCAGTTATATATGGAGGGAACCTTAGTCTATGGCATACCTGCACTTCAAGAACATATTGTAAGTTCTTATGAAAATCTCtttaaagaagaaaaactaaTCAGAATTGTTTTGAGGTATAAAGTTTGATAGTATTAACTTCATTAAATCTGGTATTCATGATGCTAATATTACTGAAGTTGTGGTGTTGCAGGCCATCAATAACTTAACACAAGACAAAGCCCCTGGGCCTGATGGTTTTCCTGATTTTAAGAAATGTTGGGGTTTTATCAAATCTGGATGCATTGATGTAATACACAATTGTACACTCATCACTCTTGTACCCAAAAAAGCTCATGTAAAAACCATCAAAGATTGTCGACCTATATGTTTACTTACTAGTGTTTACAAGATTCTTGCAAAACTATTGACAGCAATGTTGAAGTTGGTAATGTCAAAATGTATGTCTCCATTACAGTGTGCTTATAAAGAGAAGGCAGGCAAATCATTAATGGCAGTCTTGTTGCAAATGAGTTGGTTGATTCTAGATTAAAATCTGGTAATCCATGTGTGATTTGTAAGATTGATATTGAAAAAGCTTTTGGCATGATTAATTGGAGTTACTTAGAGTTTACTTTGCAAAAAATGGGTTATAGTGTTAAGTGGTGCAGTTGGATGAAGTTTTGTAACTCTATACAACCTCTTTCTTAGTACTTATAAATGGTTCATCATTTGGATATTTCAACAGTTCTAGGGGTGTGAGACAGGGATATCCTAGTTCTCCTTTATTATTCAACATTGCAATGATCTTATATTGACAGGTTTGCAAACTCTCATCCTTTTAATGGGTTCTCAATGGTTGAAAGGGGTCAGGTTGTAAATCATCTTCATTATGTtgatgatacaaatttttttgtGGATAACAAGAAAGAGGAAATCATAAAATTATTCTCCATTCTTATGTGTTTTGAATACATTGTAGGGCTTGAAGCGAATACTTCTGAAACTAGACTCATTGATATTGGTACATATGGGCGGCAAAGTTTGGTTGTGGAACTAACACTCTTCCTTTTACGTATCTTGGATTGCCTCTTGGAGACAAAATCTCTATTAAAACAGTTTGGGACCTTGTGATgccatattttatttttggaatcaattttcacTCACAAATGGAGGTAAAGTAATTCTTCTAAAATGCATTATTTCATCTCTGCCGATGTACTACTTCTCCGTTTTTAGAGCTCCTATTTCTATAATAAAGATTTTGGAGAAAAAGATGGAGGATTTTTTTTGAGAGCACTCACTTGATTAACTGGATTCAAGTTCGTGCTTCTAAAGACATGGGAGGCCTTGGTATCCTAAATCTTAGAGTAATGAATCGAGATTTACTTTCCAAGTAGTGCTGAAGGTTTGGAGTGGAAAAACTCATCTACGACACAAGCATATAGTAGAAAAGTATGGTTCCAATTATTCGCACTGGATTCCTTGAAAAATTGTGTTTCTTGTTGGAGAACAATCACTGAAACCGGTACTTTAATATCTTCAAACTCTACTATTTGTATTCATTAGGGAACACCTATTTCCTTTTGGCACGACAAATGGGTTGGAGATAGGTGTTTGGAAGAATCTTTACAAGCACTGTACAAGCTCGATGATTTAAAAATGGCAAGTATAGATGCTCATATTTCAGTTGAAAATTGTGGAAGTTCGAGTTCGAAAGGATTCTCTCTAGTAATGAAGTCGATATTTTAGCAACTCTTTTTATCATTATTGGTTTTTGTCCTCTAGTTAGAGATAATCTAACAGACACTATAAGATGGGTTGTTCAGTATTCACTCATCTAGAACCTTCACGATGAAAACTCTATATTCTTCTTTGACAACAGAAGTGGGTATAAAGGATTTCCCATACAAATTTGTTTAGTGGAAATAAGTTCtacctaaaattaatttttttagtATGATGTGTATTTTATGGTCGTTTTAACTCTCCAGACATGCTTAAAGTGAAAAGGAATGGATATCTATAGTTCTAGTATCCTATGCGATAACCGTACAGAATCTCAGGATTATTTTCATTATAAGGTGGCCTAAAGGATATGGTTTGATATAACACCTAATGATAGGGCATGGGTGTTTCCAGAAACAACGGTTGCTCTTGTTCATACATGGTTAAGTAATCAATTATCATCAGACTTGGGACAGATGGCCTGGAGACTTATCCATACTGCGGTAATTTGGGTCCTATAGAGAGAAAAAAATTGCCGAAACTTTGAAGACAAGTATAGTTTTAAAACTGATATGAACTTGAGTATTGATGCGAAAACTTTGGTCCTTACTTGGGTTGCAGATTCTGAGCAAAGGATTCGCATTAATTCTTCAAATTTTGTGCAGAATTGTGACTCTATTTTCCGCCGATTCAGTTTCCGcttgttttcttttagtctactCTCCATAGACTCTTGTGCATTCTTCTTTCTTGAATAAAAGTCTCTATTCcaataaaaaaaaaggtttgaaCCAAATTAAATttctgattattattttttttttgagaatttctTGTCACTGTTTACCAAATTTTAAAGTTGAACTATTAAGTAAAATCAACAGTTTTTATCCCGTAAAGAAGATTTTAAGTTCTTAGCAGTAGTCGAATGTTGGATCAATTATAGGCCTTGCCAAATTACTGAGCCAAACGAACTTTGGTTTGCAATTGTTTTGACCTAATACGCGGTAAAAGGAGAGATGCTAGAAGCCTAGAAAAAGCAACCAAAAAGAGTTTTAGATAAGCTGATTTTGCATTATCAATCGTCTCATCTACTTCAACACCTCCATTGGAGTATCGGCTTTTCATCGTCAATCGTCTCATCTACTTCAACACCTCTATTGGAGTACTGGCCCCAGCAGTTGATATCCTGAATTGAAAGGTGGTTGTATCAAACCATTTTAGCCCGGTCGACCTAGACCCATGTGTGtatacatatttcatcatccacCATGTGTCTATGGAGAAACACGAGGAAGACATACAATCCGGGGCATCAAGGTGTGATGCCACGCGCATACAGCCAAGAGACGTGTCTCCTCAGGGCAAGGCCCTCATCCAACAGATCCAATGGCGAAGAATCGAGGAGTACCGAAATATAATGCTATTGCAAAGCACTGAACAACATTCAAAGACTTACTTTATCCCATCTCAAGAAAGATCCAAGATCAGCGGTTGGGATTAATCCGACTGACACAGATATGACAGGAGCAGAGGACGTCTGTCTGGCGCGTACAGacgacccaaccacccgcattaaacgcCCTGAGTTgtatacgtgtcgaccaacctatgGAAGACACGATGACAACTCTTCGTCATCAAGCATGGAACGCTGGGGGAATCGTAGAAGACGAAGATATCTGCGATattgacacaaagcacaagacgaTAAGATTGTAACggccttcagaagtggaccccactttgtaaccctataaatacccctctccactaagagagaaggggtcgaccaatccataaCAATTAGAGGAGAACGTGGGAGAGagaataggaagagtaagtaaattCCTTATTTCCGCTGACCTATGTACActttaaagtcattcgactatctttgtaaccactcaatacatagtgaaacaccaaccccgtggatgtaggccttagtgctgaaccacgtaaatctttgtcttatttacatttcagcactttacattcagcgtttTACATCATgcactttacatttatacttcgaTCTCTATTTACTCTATTATATGAGCATTATAAGTGATAATAtacgactagacaatgacgagcCCGAAGGttctgagtcgatgaatcgatataatcactTCCCCTTACGCATACATCGCATAATTTATGATATAGAGtgtatgcgaacattgtttgtgaacacgtggattttTCGTGATTggtgtgttcacaatctggcgctagaaacatggagttttgtcccggtaaaagatttatcttacccTGTGATTTATACGCACCTTGTTTTTTCCGAGCACCGCTCTCTGAAAATAACGGTGCTTAGAACGTTTTTCAGCTTCAGCATCCATTACCTTTCCATACCCATGTATTTATTAGTAGATATACGTCTTTGCAAGTGCTTTCAAGTTTTGTACCTTCGAAAAACAGACGATGTGGATCTATCCATATATTTTTTAGTAGATCTACGTCTTTGCAAGTATTTTAAAATTTTGTatctttgaaaaacaaaaattatggaCAGATCCATACCTTTATTGGTAGACCTACGTCTTTGAAATCGTTTTCAAGCTTTTATCTTTGAAAAACAAAACATTTGACATATCCATGTTTTCTCAGTAGAGCTACATCTTCAAAATCGTTTTCAAGCTTTTATCCTCGAAAATGAAAATCTATGAATAGATCCACACACTTGTTAGTGGTTCTGCGCCTTTGGAATCATTTCCAAATTGTTTTCAATGTGCATCTTCGTCAGCGATTTCCTTATCAAACCTGCGCCTTCTTTCAAACTGCGTTGCTTGTCATTAAACTTATAAAATAGGACTGAGGTATCCAAGAGATCCGATACCTCTGGAAAAGGGGAATAATAGCCGGATAATCTTTTCTAAACCTCGGAGCCTGACTTCCATAACTCTGCTAATGAACCCCCGTGGATCCCATTTTCTTTGCATGCCCTCTACCTTTTGCAGAGGATAACAGAGATGGAGAAAAATAAAGATGCAGGAAAACGAAGGCTTCATCAAAAGACACGCCAAGGACTACCCCAGTCATGACTAGGAGTAAACAAAAGGGAGAAAAGCTTAAAGCAGAGGATAAGAATCAAAGCGGAGCTGAAAGCACGATGCCTTTAGATGCCAGCACAATTGCAGCGGAAGCACTAAAGGCCGTTGCTTCCAAAGCCGGAGCCTCTAAAGCCGGAGCATCCAGAGTAGGAATCTCAAAAGTGACAACTGCCACCCGACCGCAGGAACAACGTGAAGGGATGGCAGAGTCTGTGATACAACAACCTACTTACGGGATGCCACTCACCAACGAACAAAATCTACCACTTCAAGCTAATCAACCCCTCCTAATATCCATTCAGCCTACGCAGCAACCAGCGGAACTTCAAAATCCGCAGATGGACCCACCAGAGCCAGTTATACAAATTGTCGACGAAGACCTACGGTAGCTGTCGGAGGTCAAATGCAGGTGGGAACGCCGAATCAAGGATCGAATCACTCTGCTCAGATGATGGCAGAACTAGAGGAACTGAGAAAGAATCAAAGGGTGTACACAGATGTTGTAGCCCTGCTGGCACAGGAGAACCAATATCTCAAAGACAGAATCACCAACAGTGCAGAGGTGGAAAACCATCACGACGAAGCTAACTCCATGACACCAATACCGAACCAAGATCGAAGGATGATAGTTGCCAACGCAGCCAACCCAGAACCTCTGAACCGAAGGGATGCGAGAGGAAGTCGAAGATCCGACCCAGACTAGAATCCGGATAACTCAGACTACTTCGATAGTGACACCCCGAGGCCAAGACGATCCCCCTTCCTCGAGGAGCATCAGCGGGCAATGGAGAATCTTCGTGCCAAAATGATGACAGAAATCAAGCAGTTGAAAACTAGGAAAGGAGGCGAAAGATTggagcaagtgatgaaggaagcaagcACTACCCCGCTGACACAACGTTTTGCCAAATCTCTCATTCCACAGAAGTGTCCAGTTCCGGCCTTCGAGTGTTACgatggatccagtgatcccgtAACCCATCTTCTGTATTATAACCGAATGATGGCACGATGGGATTATGATGACGCCATACTTTGCAGATACTTTCCCTCGAGTCTAAAAGGGTCAccgttgtcttggtttgacaattTACCACCGAGTTTCATCGATTCTTACGACCAGCTCACCGAGAAATTCTTGACAACCTACATGTATAACAAGgtcgtcaacaccggaatggataagctcttctcgctggcaattaagtacaaggaAACAATCATAGAATACACTGACAGATGGCATAAGATATCTCAAGCCATCGGAAACGTGGATCCAGTAGttagcatcaactgctacaaatgggggatggacaggatgagtcccCTATTTATCGGGATCCACGACACCATCCCTGCTACCGAAGGAGATCTTCGAGTAATCATAGAAAAACATGAAAGGTTAGAGGAGATCCAACGAGAGAATCCCAAAGCTCATACTCAGCGTCCCTCACGCACGAATTTTGTAAAACAAGctagcgggtccaaaagaggcaACTCAGATGAACAACCCGGCAAGGACAGAAGAGAACGAAGAGATGATCCACGAAggggtgaccgaaaattcgaagaccagGTCTACACGAAGCTAAATACCAGCTATTCATGCATCCTGAAGGAAATCAAGGGTCGGGAAAAcctcgattggccatggtccaagggaaagcagcccccaagaTCAAAAAAGTCGAGAgaatactgtgaatatcactgtttcaatgTTCACCAAACAGATAaatgcaagaatctcaagataatgattcaaaagttGAACGACGCAGGAGTTCTTAAACAGTACGTACATAGGACTAGCACCGAAGACAAGGCTAAACGAAGCAAGTAGGTTCAGCTACCTGAAGGAAACCGCACCCTTAACACCATCTCATGTTATGAGACCACGGGGCCATCCCTAACTGCCCAGATAGGTAAAAGATTGAGAAAGCAGTTTGAAGACTAATGTGAGTTGTACAAAATCGACGGGGAAGAAGTGGATGaacacgaacaatggatggacgcacCAATGGTTTTCGACGCGGACGACGTCGAAGAAGATATGGTGGACCACAACGACCCTCTagttctcatcgatggaggaagctcagtcaatgTTTTATTCTATGATACATTCAAACGAATGGAACTCAACGATGAACATTTTTTATCTTCGTACTACACTATCTACGGTTTCTacggagcagccacgaagccttTAGGAGACATTGTCTTGTAAGTAGACGCAGGGCCAATGAAGCTCGACACCCGGTTCAGTGTGGTGGATGCACCATCACCCTATAATGCCATAATTGACCGAAGGTGGGTACACAAACtcaaaggagtggcggctaccTATCACCAATACCTTAGGTTTCTAACTCCCCAAGGGATAACGGAAATAAAAGGAGACCAGGTCACTGCGCGAGAATGTCAAACTTTGCAGAACCAGCTTAATAACGAACATGATGAGCAGCGAAAGTCCCGAAGATCTCGAAACAAAGAAGTTGCAAAAGAGAAAGCGATCGACAcctatctggaagaaatctctgGCAGAAGCCTTTCAAAGGAAAATACGGTTGGAAACGCATAGGCGAGTACCTCTGCCACAAAAGAAGACgaagagcctaccaaatagcaattaaagaatgttcctctccTAGGAGAACCAAAGCCCATGTTTACACCCGTGGAAGCAGTGAAAGAAGTCAACATATGGGCAGAAGAAACTCCAAGGATGATCAAAATTGGAACTCTTATGGATAAGGAAAGAGAGGCATCCTTGATCAAACTACTCAGGAAATACGCAGATATCTTCGCATGGAAGCTAGGTGACATGCCAGGAATCGATCCGAAGCTAATCCATCATGAACTTCGTATAAAGCCCGTCACACCACCATTCAGGCAGAAGGTGCGAAAAGTAGCACCAGAATACCACAAAGCAGTCGAAGCGGAACTCCGTAAGTTACTAGTAGCAGGGTTCATCAAAGAAGCCAAATATCCAACATGGATTTCGAACATGGTAATCGTACCAAAAAATAATGgcggggttagaatatgcatttatttcaccaacctcaataaagcATGCCCTAAAGACAGTTATCCGCTACCAAGCATC
This is a stretch of genomic DNA from Papaver somniferum cultivar HN1 chromosome 1, ASM357369v1, whole genome shotgun sequence. It encodes these proteins:
- the LOC113340951 gene encoding uncharacterized protein LOC113340951; the encoded protein is MENLRAKMMTEIKQLKTRKGGERLEQVMKEASTTPLTQRFAKSLIPQKCPVPAFECYDGSSDPVTHLLYYNRMMARWDYDDAILCRYFPSSLKGSPLSWFDNLPPSFIDSYDQLTEKFLTTYIWHKISQAIGNVDPVVSINCYKWGMDRMSPLFIGIHDTIPATEGDLRVIIEKHERLEEIQRENPKAHTQRPSRTNFVKQASGSKRGNSDEQPGKDRRERRDDPRRGDRKFEDQVYTKLNTSYSCILKEIKGRENLDWPWSKGKQPPRSKKSREYCEYHCFNVHQTDKCKNLKIMIQKLNDAGVLKQYVHRTSTEDKAKRSK